The following coding sequences are from one Nicotiana tabacum cultivar K326 chromosome 1, ASM71507v2, whole genome shotgun sequence window:
- the LOC142162053 gene encoding uncharacterized protein LOC142162053 — MLEWRAKEKAMNFLRGEPADSYKKLPGYLYTMDKTYPGSHLDIRVKEYLELAGYEKWARLYAPVNRGWTMTSNIAESINAALVSARELPIYDFLEEAELPINFYEYFLELVNNIDEYSCSKKVEYKCIQMQTVDQYTVVPSTEYLHIVNDGGRNYTVCLLERKCVCGRFQIDELPCPHAWAVLKSKFLMPEEYCSSYYKTSTIVMTFDVPVYPLPDKNDWNIPEHVAEEVVLPPKWKRPSGRPKKKRGKNLSELLLPKNQHSCSICGQGGHNKRTCRNAPRNK, encoded by the exons ATGTTGGAGTGGAGGGctaaagaaaaggcaatgaattTTCTTAGAGGTGAACCGGCTGATTCATACAAAAAATTACCAGGATACTTATATACAATGGATAAGACATATCCAGGTTCTCACCTGGATATTAGGGTGAAAGAATACTTAGAGTTAGCTGGTTACGAAAAGTGGGCTAGGTTGTATGCACCTGTTAACAGGGGATGGACAATGACGTCAAATATCGCCGAGTCAATCAATGCAGCACTAGTTTCAGCAAGGGAATTGCCAATATATGACTTCCTCGAAGAA GCAGAACTACCCATTAATTTTTATGAATATTTTCTTGAACTAGTAAATAATATAGATGAATACAG TTGCTCAAAAAAGGTTGAATACAAATGCATACAAATGCAGACTGTAGATCAATACACa gtGGTACCCTCAACTGAATACTTACATATTGTTAACGATGGTGGGAGGAATTACACAGTCTGCCTGCTCGAGAGAAAATGCGTTTGTGGGAGGTTCCAAATTGATGAATTGCCATGCCCACATGCCTGGGCTGTATTGAAGAGCAAGTTTTTAATGCCTGAAGAATATTGCTCTAGCTATTACAAGACAAGTACAATTGTAATGACATTCGATGTGCCAGTGTACCCGCTACCGGACAAAAATGACTGGAATATACCAGAGCATGTTGCAGAGGAGGTTGTACTACCACCCAAATGGAAAAGACCTTCTGGAAGGCCAAAGAAGAAGCGCGGCAAAAATTTAAGTGAATTGCTGTTGCCGAAaaatcaacattcatgtagcataTGTGGGCAGGGAGGACATAACAAGCGAACTTGTAGGAATGCTCCACGTAATAAATAG
- the LOC107794246 gene encoding auxin-responsive protein SAUR36-like, which yields MKKGRGFRLGRKLVRVFSWFIHSRTKGRVGHKQLRSQGCASRAISKLCKLGHILKQGAKGLCFARPNSGYIRVGEDPVEPKQVTVPKGHLAVYVGEKKDDTCRIVVPVMYFNHPLFADLLREAEMIYGYNHSGGIQIPCRISDFENVKSRIAATGGGENCRV from the coding sequence ATGAAAAAAGGGAGAGGTTTCAGGCTTGGACGGAAGTTGGTGAGAGTTTTCAGCTGGTTTATTCACAGCAGAACAAAGGGAAGAGTTGGACACAAGCAGCTGAGATCACAGGGATGTGCTAGCAGAGCCATTTCAAAGCTATGCAAATTAGGACATATTCTGAAGCAGGGAGCAAAAGGTCTCTGCTTTGCAAGACCCAATTCGGGTTACATCCGGGTCGGGGAAGATCCTGTAGAGCCGAAGCAGGTGACCGTACCAAAGGGACATTTAGCTGTGTACGTGGGTGAGAAGAAAGATGACACGTGTAGAATAGTGGTGCCTGTGATGTATTTTAATCACCCTTTGTTTGCTGATTTGTTGAGGGAAGCAGAAATGATTTACGGGTATAATCATTCGGGTGGGATCCAAATTCCATGTCGGATTTCTGACTTTGAGAACGTTAAATCAAGAATCGCCGCCACGGGCGGCGGTGAAAACTGCCGTGTATAA